In one window of Microbacterium dextranolyticum DNA:
- a CDS encoding endonuclease/exonuclease/phosphatase family protein, with translation MKVISYNLNKHKAAGELDALVESTGADILCLQEAVSDALPAEISGLQLVEATARNRLGLAVYLRRNTFEPLEVRTLALKKSLHDMVLKPAEERMLAVRVRDIDLGRELIVASFHAAPLTALNSLRRKQITAALGELASLGEGLPILMVGDYNYPVFKENLGQKVRDAGYELSLSDARTYTRYKFFRGHYDFATSVGFDIDTITTLPQGRSDHLPILVTATLT, from the coding sequence ATGAAGGTCATCTCCTACAACCTCAACAAGCACAAGGCGGCCGGCGAGCTCGACGCGCTCGTCGAGTCGACGGGGGCCGACATCCTGTGTCTGCAGGAGGCGGTCAGTGACGCCCTGCCGGCGGAGATCTCGGGACTGCAGCTGGTCGAGGCGACCGCTCGCAACCGGTTGGGGCTCGCCGTCTATCTCCGCCGCAACACGTTCGAGCCGCTCGAGGTGCGCACGCTCGCGCTGAAGAAGTCGTTGCACGACATGGTTCTGAAGCCCGCCGAGGAACGGATGCTGGCGGTGCGGGTGCGCGACATCGACCTCGGCCGTGAGCTCATCGTGGCGAGCTTCCACGCGGCGCCGCTGACGGCTCTGAACTCGCTGCGGCGCAAGCAGATCACGGCGGCGCTCGGAGAGCTGGCGAGCCTGGGTGAGGGCCTGCCGATCCTCATGGTCGGCGACTACAACTATCCCGTGTTCAAAGAGAACCTCGGGCAGAAGGTGCGTGACGCCGGCTACGAGCTGAGCCTGAGCGATGCCCGCACGTACACGCGCTACAAGTTCTTCCGCGGGCACTACGACTTCGCGACCAGCGTCGGGTTCGACATCGACACCATCACGACGCTGCCCCAGGGGCGCAGCGATCATCTGCCGATCCTGGTCACCGCAACCCTCACGTGA